GCATTCCTCCCAACACCCCGTTCACTTTGCGTTTCGGCCCGCCCCAGGCGCTGAGCGCGATGCCGCCGGCAAGCCCGCCCACACTGGCTATGCCGCCGAGCGTCCCTAACAGGACCTTGTCGCCGGTAGGATTGGCTTCAGATGCGGTGTGGAGCAGCACAAGAACCGGCAAGACCGTAAAGGCGAAGGTGGCGGTCAGGTTGATAAAGAAAAACACGAGTTGAAGACCCAGCAGACTCGGCCGGCTGAAGATATAGCGGAATCCATACAGGATTTCGTTCAGGAAACCCGAAGACCGGCTTTCCTCGCCGGCAGCGGTCGGACTGGCTGCGGGACGTGAACAATAAGCAGGGCGCCGATGGCAACCAGAAACGTTATGACATCGACGATCAGTAAACCGGCGAGCCCGATGGAGACATAGAGAACCGCCGCCAGCACCGGAGAGAAGATACCAGACGCGCCTTCGGCGATGCTCTGCAAACCGGACGCCCGCGCGTACTGCTCTTTGGGGATCATGGTGCTGGTGGCGGCTGAGTATGCCGGGAACTGGAACGCCTCGCCGATGCTGGCAACTACCAGCGCGGCATACAGATGCCACAGTTCAAGCCTGTCGATGCCGGCAAGGACGACGACCAGCAGAAGTCCCACCGTCGCCAACCCAGCAAGCAGGTCGGAAATCATCATCGCAAACTTGCGATTCCAGCGGTCGACCAGCGCGCCGGCAATCGGACTGAGGATGATGCCAGGCGCGAAGCCGAAGAACCCGCCAAGTGCGAGGGCGGTAGCCTCACCTGTTTTCTCCCAGGCCCAGAGGGTAATGGCAAAGCGGGACATCCCCGTGCCGAAGAGGGAGATGACCTGACCAAACCAGACAATCAGGAATGCACGCATCCCCGTAAAACGCGGCGCGACTGTAGTCATCATCATCCCCGTCTGTGAAGGCGCTACTCTGTCAGCGAAGAGCTTCCGTAACACGGATCGGGCCGCGCGGAGCCACAACGGCATAGCGCAGCTTAATGGTTACCCGATCGAAGTTGCGTGATTCCAGTACGTCGTTTTGAAGGAAATTGAATACAGTCGCATCAAACTGCGGGTCGATACCACTTCCGGCGCGGTTCAACTCAAAGCGCGCACCTACTTCCGACGGCACGGCAATGGTGATCGAGCCTTCCAGCGCCCTGAGCGTTCCGATGAGAGCCTCAGGATCAGCCGCAAGAGAGGGTGAGCGCGGTGCATATTCCGGCAGAGTAATAGTTGCGTCGCCGCGCAGCAGGTCGAGGTTCAGACGCTCCAAGTCCGCCTGATCGAGATTGAGGGTCGCGGCGCCCTGCTGAGCAGTGACAGCCAGGTCCAGGCCGATTCCAGCGGGCAGCGCCAGAACAAGAAGACCGCGGCCGATATTGTCCAGGTTTGGGAAGGCGTTAGCCTGCGTCTCACGCAAGGTGAGCGTTGCGCGGCCGCTGCCATCATCAATATAGTCCGCCGTAAATGCGCTGTCCCGTCCGCCGGAAAACTCGCCGGTGACGAGCGCCCCGGCCGAAGTATCGAGAGAGACCCGAATGTCGGTGGACAGGACGCCCACGTCAACCGTGAGCAGGGTCACGGCTTCCCCGATGGCCTGATTCACGGCGACGCGCTGGTCTGACCGCTGCTGGCCCGAACGGGATGAGAAGCCAATCACAGCGATGTTGACGACCACAAAGACAGTGAGAGCGAGCGCGATCATGCTGCTAAACGGCACGCGCCCCCGAAAGAAAGTGCCCACGCCGAGCGCAATCAGGACGGCGGGAAGCGAGCGCTGGAGAATGTCACCCAGCCCGGATGGCCAGAGATCGAGAGCCTGACCGGTCAGCACGACACCCGCGATGACAACGACCCACCCGATCAGAAAGTTCCGCTGTCCGCGCATTATGCCCTCACCTGCTTTGCAAGCAAAATCAGGCCGAAGAGCACGACCAACGCCGGGAGATAAACACTCTGGTCCGTTGGATTGGGTAAGACACCGGCACGTTCAGCGAACCAACCACCAATAATCAACACGCCCAGAAGCAATACCACCAGCGTCGAAAGGAACCCGCCCCGCCGCAGTACAAGCGATCCCTGAGGCAAGGCCAGCCAAAGCGCGAGATACCAAACAGCCACGGCACCCGCCGTGCCGACCGCGCCCGCAACGAAAAGCACCCGGACGATCCACGCGTTAAGCCGGAGGCTCGCGCTGATACCACCGCAGACCCCGCCCAACACACGATCCGTGAAGCTTCTAACCACGTTTGATCCTATCTGTTGCAGTTCAAAAGTCTACCCGTGAGCGCCGAGAAATCAAACTCACAGACTCAACTGGACGGCTCAGGCGGGCAAAAGGCGGATGATGATTCGGAGCCGGCCCAGTTCCATTTCGTCGCCATCGCGCAACCGGTAAGGTTGATTCGGTTTCAGTGCCTTACCGTTCAGCCGAGTCCCGTTGCTGCTATCGAGATCGACCAGAAACACGTCCCCTGCCTCGATCAGCAGTTGGGCGTGTTTTCGGGATACGCCTAAGCCAGAGGCGCCGAAACGCTGAAGATCAATCGAAACCTCGTCGTTCGGGTCATCGTTGTTGCGCCGGCCCAAGATGAGTTCAGGCTCAACGCCCACGATCAAACGCCGGCTATTGACGCGGAACTCATAGCGTTTCGGGATAAAAGCGTCTTCGCCCGGCTCGGGACGGTGTAAGCGCACTTCGTCCATCTTGCCCTCACGACAAAGCAACAGGTTAAGTGTGGCGATTCACGACAGGTTTTGCAAGCGCGGTGTGCAAATAAGCTGTCGTGCAGCCGGAAAAAAGGCAAGGTGCGGCGACCTTAGCAGAGAACAACTGACATCGGGCCGAGGATTAGCGCCGCTCGATCTCAGTCAGGGCTTCCGGCATGACATTCGATTCGGCCAGCAGTTCAAGGCCTCGCCGGTCGGCGATGAATACGTGGCGGCCACGTTTCTTGAGCAGTCCCGCGTTCATGAGACCGCGTAACGCCCGGCCGACAACCTCGCGGGTTGTGCCAAGAATGGCAGCGATCTCCTCCTGGGATAAGCGGGAGGGTGCTTCTGCAATGTGTTCGGCGTAGGTCGTCTCGTGCAGGAACAGTTTGGCAAGGCGAGACGGAATGCTGCGGAAGGTCATATCTTCGAGACGTTCAATGTACTCGCGGTTGAGCCGGGCCATCCACTGCAAGGTGTTGGCCATGAAAACCGGATCATTCGCCAGAAGCTGAACCAGCGCCTTATGACTAATGACCATGATCTTCGAGGCTGTGACCGATACGGCGTTATAGGGGTTGGCCGCACCGTCGACAGCCGAGACCTCGTTGAAAGTGGCGACGGGACGCAAGAGGCTGAGGGTGTGCATCCGGCCTTCAGGGCTGATGCGATAAATGCGAACCAGGCCGTCAGTGACGATGTGAAACCCCGCGCACGATTCCCGCTCAGAGAAGATGCCTGCCCCAGCCTGATAGTTATGCAGGTGGGCCGAGTCCGTGATGCGGCTCAATCCACGGCCATCAAGCCCCTGGAAGCAGGGAACAGCCGACCAATCCCCGTGAGTTTCCGACATATTCTGCCGCCTTTCCCACGCTAATGAGGCAGCAGCACCGCCAGTACAATCAGAAAAAGGAAGGACGCCCCGGCCAGCATCCCCATGTTACGCAGGTCGCGCAGGACAAAACCATACTGTGCGTGAAGCTCGGCTTCGGTGACGACTTTGGTGGGGTTCGCCAGGAGCTCAGCGATTTCGTCGGCAGTCAGCGCCTTCTTACGCGCCTCCTCGTTGCGTTCGCGGAGCCGCTTGGCGGTTGACACCCTGCGCTCCGCGCTGCTGGAGGCACGAACGGTTTCGGCGCGGCGAATGGCCCCGGCAGACGGCTCCTGAACGGCATCTTCTGCCGCGTCGTCGTCCAATTCTTCGGCTTCTCCGGATTCAATCGCCCGCGCCTGCTGACGCGCACGCTCGAGAATTTCGCGGTTCAGCCGCTGGCCGCTGGTTGATGATTTCTTCTTCGTCGCCATGGGCGGCCTCCTAACATCCAGTCCCTGCAATATCCGAGATCCCGCGCCAACCGCTGCTCAAGGGCGCGTGAACCGACCTACACCTACACGGCGATGCCGATGTACGGAACACCTGGCCAACCACCGGCTCTTCCAACTCACGCCCCCGGATCGTCAATCCGATCCGCAAACACGACATAGCGCTTGTTATTGACACGATACGGATAGCAACTAATCAACGTTACCGTGGGGCGCCCTGTATCAGCCATGACATACACGTCAGTTGGGTTGACGATGTCCGTCCCCGTTACCCGGTACGTGAAGGTCTGAGTTCGAGTCCTGGATATAGAATACGTCCCCCACCTGCATTGTGTCGAGGTCTTTAAAGAGCTGCGCATAGATGTCGTTGTGCGCCGCAAGGACGACGTTGCCACTGGATGCAGAGGGGAATGCCCCGTTAAGGACCTGGCCGATCCCTGACCGCAGAGCTTCCCAGTCCGTCCCCTGCACAATCGTCTGCTCTATGCCGAGGCGCGGGATGCTGACATATAGAGCCGTCTCGAGAGTTTCTGGGGGGCGGACGATATCAACGGGGAATACCTGCTGCTGGACAGCCACACGCAGATGCGCCGGTACGTCTTCGATGAACTCATCGAGGTTGAACCGCACGGAATCGTCTGCTTCGACGAC
Above is a window of Candidatus Flexicrinis proximus DNA encoding:
- a CDS encoding FHA domain-containing protein is translated as MDEVRLHRPEPGEDAFIPKRYEFRVNSRRLIVGVEPELILGRRNNDDPNDEVSIDLQRFGASGLGVSRKHAQLLIEAGDVFLVDLDSSNGTRLNGKALKPNQPYRLRDGDEMELGRLRIIIRLLPA
- a CDS encoding sortase, whose amino-acid sequence is MRSSLKTSTQCRWGTYSISRTRTQTFTYRVTGTDIVNPTDVYVMADTGRPTVTLISCYPYRVNNKRYVVFADRIDDPGA
- a CDS encoding Crp/Fnr family transcriptional regulator, with translation MSETHGDWSAVPCFQGLDGRGLSRITDSAHLHNYQAGAGIFSERESCAGFHIVTDGLVRIYRISPEGRMHTLSLLRPVATFNEVSAVDGAANPYNAVSVTASKIMVISHKALVQLLANDPVFMANTLQWMARLNREYIERLEDMTFRSIPSRLAKLFLHETTYAEHIAEAPSRLSQEEIAAILGTTREVVGRALRGLMNAGLLKKRGRHVFIADRRGLELLAESNVMPEALTEIERR
- a CDS encoding PspC domain-containing protein, with the translated sequence MVRSFTDRVLGGVCGGISASLRLNAWIVRVLFVAGAVGTAGAVAVWYLALWLALPQGSLVLRRGGFLSTLVVLLLGVLIIGGWFAERAGVLPNPTDQSVYLPALVVLFGLILLAKQVRA